In Alicyclobacillus macrosporangiidus CPP55, a single window of DNA contains:
- a CDS encoding glycosyltransferase family 2 protein, translating to MHRVSALVATRNRPDALAGCLDAMAAQTWRGPLEVIVVNDGGSPVDAVCGAFVDRLDVTWVNLDTRVGQVAARNRALALARGDLAAFCDDDDRWLPGHVAALAEALLHHPGAVAAFTDTELVEVSRSEGGWRAGRRQVFAWRDPARLLERYNPVVPSSLMYWTRVHEEIGGFDEAMSHYWDWDFLLRIARLGELVRVRSCLTLYAVDRGGTNQSAQPERMSEARRALLEKHHLPDTGPSNFWRMCEDPALANERDRSERVWDGDPGIWTPVSSR from the coding sequence ATGCACCGGGTCAGCGCCCTCGTGGCGACGCGCAATCGTCCGGACGCCCTCGCTGGGTGCCTGGACGCGATGGCGGCGCAGACTTGGCGGGGTCCGCTGGAAGTTATTGTGGTGAACGACGGGGGCTCTCCGGTCGACGCGGTGTGCGGCGCGTTTGTGGATCGCCTGGATGTGACCTGGGTGAACCTGGATACCCGCGTCGGGCAGGTGGCGGCTCGCAATCGCGCGCTGGCGCTGGCACGGGGGGACCTGGCGGCGTTTTGCGACGATGACGACCGTTGGCTGCCCGGCCACGTCGCTGCGCTCGCCGAGGCGCTCCTGCACCACCCGGGGGCGGTGGCGGCCTTCACGGACACGGAGCTGGTCGAGGTCTCCCGCAGCGAAGGGGGGTGGCGTGCCGGTCGGCGGCAGGTCTTTGCGTGGCGGGATCCCGCGCGGCTCCTCGAACGGTACAATCCGGTGGTGCCTTCGAGCCTCATGTACTGGACGCGCGTGCACGAGGAGATCGGAGGATTCGACGAGGCGATGTCCCACTACTGGGATTGGGACTTCCTGCTGCGGATCGCCCGGTTGGGCGAACTGGTGCGGGTTCGATCATGCCTGACCCTGTACGCGGTCGACCGCGGTGGAACGAACCAGTCGGCACAGCCGGAGCGGATGTCGGAAGCCCGCCGGGCGCTGTTGGAAAAGCACCATCTGCCCGACACTGGGCCGAGCAACTTTTGGCGCATGTGCGAAGACCCGGCTCTGGCGAATGAGCGCGACAGGTCCGAACGGGTGTGGGATGGCGATCCGGGCATCTGGACGCCGGTTTCATCCCGATAA
- the folB gene encoding dihydroneopterin aldolase, translating into MDSILLRNMTFYGYHGAFPEEKAMGQRFVVNLELYLDLGPAGASDHLGDTVNYAAVYEDVRQVMEGPAYNLLERVAQRVAEEVLARHPRLQGVRVEIEKPSVPIPGVIEAVRVAMERWRPGGSADQRTRR; encoded by the coding sequence ATGGACAGCATTCTCCTTCGGAACATGACGTTTTACGGGTATCACGGCGCGTTTCCCGAGGAAAAGGCGATGGGTCAGCGGTTTGTGGTCAACCTGGAGCTGTACCTGGACCTGGGTCCCGCGGGCGCGTCGGATCATCTCGGCGACACGGTCAATTATGCCGCAGTGTACGAGGACGTGCGGCAGGTGATGGAAGGCCCTGCGTACAACCTGCTTGAGCGCGTCGCGCAGCGGGTCGCAGAGGAAGTCTTGGCGCGCCATCCTCGCCTGCAGGGCGTCCGCGTCGAGATTGAAAAACCTTCCGTGCCCATCCCGGGGGTCATCGAGGCGGTGCGTGTCGCGATGGAGCGCTGGCGGCCGGGCGGCAGCGCCGATCAGCGCACGCGGCGGTAG
- a CDS encoding dynamin family protein codes for MRNLQARMREAGDVETAARLGDVIGRLETADARPHIAFCGLFSAGKSSLINAIARTDARPTGAVPTTAAVEALVYEGPAGALVLLDTPGIDSTDAAHQAEMEAALHRADGVVLVMDYQHVEAEENLDLAHALIKQGKRLILAVNQVDKHVDWELDFDEYRRRVEQTLADYDIACEGLYYTSTRGSAHNQLDELRRHLDRWAAGSDGVAEAGIRQSLRELVREHAAFRFGEALEAAWQRVCETLGSTPEPDAIPELREALAQEWARSAEARDRRMREVSALREEVRQSFLRLIDLAQIAPYETTELGRLYVESLRPDFKVGWFGAREKTAREREARRARFVADLAERTDKFLLAPLHNGLREWIRTTPWAETAWLKSVDTIRVTVDTALVDSQVRQGALVSDQYPYQYVKDVVAAIKRQAYGGLTRVLEGWWREADGPLKEELAPLEAKMAELEAQVDAIAAWQGVAAERDAFIEALWREIALDEEGGMADAAC; via the coding sequence TTGCGCAACCTTCAGGCGCGGATGCGCGAGGCGGGGGACGTGGAGACCGCCGCCCGGCTCGGCGACGTGATCGGCCGGCTGGAGACGGCCGACGCCCGTCCGCACATCGCCTTCTGCGGCCTGTTTTCAGCTGGAAAATCCAGTTTGATCAACGCGATCGCGCGGACGGACGCCCGCCCGACGGGCGCTGTGCCGACCACCGCCGCGGTGGAGGCTCTGGTGTACGAAGGGCCCGCGGGTGCGTTGGTCCTGCTCGACACACCGGGCATCGACTCCACGGACGCCGCCCACCAGGCGGAGATGGAGGCGGCGCTGCACCGGGCCGACGGCGTCGTCCTGGTCATGGACTACCAACACGTCGAGGCGGAGGAGAATCTGGACTTGGCGCACGCCCTCATCAAGCAGGGCAAGCGGTTGATCTTGGCCGTCAACCAGGTGGACAAACACGTCGACTGGGAGCTGGATTTTGACGAATACCGCCGGCGGGTCGAGCAAACCTTGGCGGACTACGACATCGCCTGCGAGGGATTGTATTACACCTCCACGCGCGGTTCGGCGCACAACCAGTTGGACGAGCTGCGCCGGCATTTGGACCGGTGGGCGGCCGGATCGGACGGAGTGGCGGAGGCAGGCATCCGGCAGAGCCTGCGCGAGCTCGTCCGCGAGCACGCCGCGTTCCGGTTTGGCGAGGCGCTGGAGGCGGCCTGGCAGAGGGTGTGTGAGACGTTGGGATCGACCCCTGAGCCGGATGCCATCCCGGAGCTGCGGGAGGCTTTGGCGCAGGAATGGGCGCGTTCTGCCGAGGCGCGGGACCGCCGCATGCGGGAAGTATCCGCCCTGCGGGAGGAGGTGCGGCAGTCGTTCTTGCGCCTGATTGATCTGGCGCAGATCGCGCCGTACGAGACCACCGAACTCGGCCGGCTGTACGTCGAGAGCCTGCGGCCGGACTTCAAGGTGGGTTGGTTCGGCGCCCGCGAGAAGACCGCACGGGAGCGGGAGGCGCGCCGGGCCCGTTTCGTGGCCGACCTCGCCGAGCGAACGGACAAGTTTCTCCTCGCGCCGTTGCACAATGGCCTGCGCGAGTGGATCCGGACCACGCCCTGGGCCGAGACCGCCTGGCTGAAGTCGGTCGACACCATCCGGGTGACGGTGGATACGGCGCTGGTGGACAGCCAGGTACGCCAGGGCGCGCTCGTCTCCGACCAGTACCCGTATCAGTACGTCAAGGATGTGGTCGCCGCCATCAAGCGCCAAGCGTACGGCGGGCTCACTCGGGTGCTCGAGGGCTGGTGGCGTGAAGCGGACGGGCCGCTTAAGGAAGAGCTGGCCCCGCTCGAGGCCAAGATGGCCGAGCTTGAGGCGCAGGTGGACGCCATCGCCGCGTGGCAAGGCGTGGCGGCGGAGCGGGACGCGTTCATCGAGGCATTGTGGCGTGAGATCGCACTGGACGAGGAAGGGGGGATGGCGGATGCAGCCTGTTGA
- a CDS encoding MFS transporter has translation MNGLRVQWNNERLSIANGSFASISMNIVNGFVAMYLLDSLHATDAEMGLLNSLPSLVNLFAMFAAALAMTRVRSKKRFCVAATTVSRTFYVWMALVPWLPLAHPALWVVWLVALTRVPQSFGDLSWQALIGDLIAPDRRSAFFSERYRVLTIVGLVATFATGWGLQQFDKHWALPYQVAFLSTVLFSALEIWLLMRHDESKAEGLAEGGAVPVRLFDRAGLTALCRDRRYWLVAGAMLLFNFGWQLSWPLFNIYQISTAHAPAFWLGLFTVFNQLSQVLTYRWWGRMAEKHGNGRMMALAALGMASAPALTIVSTNLYYLCAINVLTGIPLAGTNLLLFNYLLEVSPPERRTTCIAVYNVLLAVVGFAAPEFGIYLLGRAGMTAGMLTSTLLRGVSGLALWWVAVHLAHPKPRSASAVAQGS, from the coding sequence GTGAACGGGTTGCGTGTGCAGTGGAACAATGAGCGGTTGAGCATCGCCAACGGCAGCTTCGCGTCCATCAGTATGAATATCGTGAACGGCTTTGTGGCGATGTATCTGCTCGACAGCCTGCACGCCACCGACGCAGAGATGGGGTTGCTCAACTCGCTGCCCTCGCTCGTCAACCTGTTCGCGATGTTCGCAGCCGCCCTCGCGATGACACGGGTCCGGAGCAAGAAGCGCTTTTGCGTCGCGGCGACCACCGTGTCCCGCACGTTTTACGTCTGGATGGCCCTGGTGCCCTGGCTGCCCCTCGCTCATCCAGCCCTGTGGGTGGTGTGGCTCGTGGCGCTGACCCGGGTGCCGCAGTCGTTCGGGGATCTGTCGTGGCAAGCCCTCATTGGCGACCTGATTGCGCCCGATCGCCGCTCCGCGTTTTTCAGCGAACGGTACCGGGTTCTGACCATTGTCGGGCTGGTCGCGACGTTCGCCACCGGATGGGGGCTGCAGCAGTTCGACAAGCATTGGGCCTTGCCGTACCAAGTGGCGTTTCTGTCGACCGTCCTCTTCTCTGCCCTCGAGATCTGGCTGCTGATGCGACATGACGAATCCAAGGCGGAAGGGCTCGCCGAGGGCGGGGCAGTGCCGGTTCGGCTGTTCGATCGCGCGGGACTCACGGCCCTGTGCCGGGATCGCCGCTACTGGCTCGTGGCCGGGGCGATGCTCCTGTTCAACTTCGGGTGGCAACTGTCCTGGCCACTGTTCAACATCTATCAGATCTCGACCGCGCACGCGCCGGCTTTTTGGCTCGGGTTGTTCACGGTGTTCAACCAGCTGAGCCAAGTCCTCACCTACCGCTGGTGGGGGAGGATGGCGGAAAAACACGGTAACGGGCGGATGATGGCCCTGGCCGCGCTGGGGATGGCGTCAGCGCCCGCCCTGACCATCGTCTCGACAAATCTGTACTACCTGTGCGCCATCAATGTCTTGACCGGCATCCCGCTGGCGGGGACGAATTTGCTGTTGTTCAACTACCTGCTGGAAGTCAGTCCGCCGGAGCGCCGCACGACCTGCATCGCCGTGTACAACGTGCTGCTCGCGGTCGTCGGATTCGCCGCCCCCGAGTTCGGCATCTATTTGCTCGGACGGGCCGGGATGACAGCCGGCATGCTCACCTCAACCCTGCTGCGCGGCGTCTCCGGCCTTGCGCTGTGGTGGGTGGCGGTGCACCTGGCACACCCGAAGCCAAGGTCGGCATCGGCCGTGGCGCAGGGCTCTTGA
- a CDS encoding tetraprenyl-beta-curcumene synthase family protein, translated as MQPDVSPKSAPQFLYRLFRQVLPMARGEIVRWTERAMAIPDLELRQQALESIRHKRFHADGGCVYAACHPACAPALVRLIVALQTISDYLDNLCDRCGRYDEEDFTLLHQAMRDAVRPGQAVRPYYRLRGHADDGGYLQDLVRTCQETVRLLPAYGRVQPFVEWLIDRYCELQVHKHVHPAERRDRLTDWWRSHGWQYPGVHWWEFAAATGSTLGVFSLFLAAAAGVQEPEVRALMQVYFPWICGLHILLDYLIDLEEDRRAGDFNFVRCYPSMAEAHRRIGWFAEQSWRAAQALPGQRIHQDVVRGLLAMYLSDGKVGAQSEVRQARRLVWSFGPTAWAYYAACLLYRRVR; from the coding sequence GTGCAGCCGGACGTCTCCCCCAAGTCGGCGCCTCAGTTCCTGTACCGCTTGTTCCGCCAGGTGCTCCCGATGGCACGCGGTGAGATCGTCCGTTGGACCGAACGGGCCATGGCCATCCCGGACCTCGAGCTGCGCCAACAGGCTCTGGAGAGCATTCGCCATAAGCGATTTCACGCGGACGGCGGCTGCGTTTACGCAGCTTGTCACCCCGCCTGCGCCCCGGCCCTGGTGCGGCTCATCGTGGCCCTGCAGACCATCAGCGACTACTTGGACAACCTGTGCGACCGCTGCGGCCGGTACGACGAAGAGGATTTCACGCTCCTGCATCAGGCGATGCGCGATGCCGTCCGGCCCGGGCAGGCGGTGCGGCCCTACTACCGCTTGCGCGGGCACGCGGACGACGGAGGTTACCTCCAGGATCTGGTCCGCACCTGCCAGGAGACCGTTCGGCTGCTGCCCGCCTATGGTCGGGTGCAACCGTTTGTGGAATGGCTGATTGACCGGTATTGCGAGTTGCAGGTGCACAAGCACGTGCATCCCGCCGAGCGACGGGATCGGCTCACCGATTGGTGGCGTTCTCACGGGTGGCAATACCCCGGCGTGCATTGGTGGGAGTTCGCAGCGGCCACCGGATCGACCCTTGGGGTGTTCTCCCTCTTTTTGGCTGCTGCGGCAGGTGTGCAGGAACCGGAAGTCCGCGCGCTGATGCAAGTCTACTTCCCCTGGATCTGTGGATTGCACATCCTGCTCGACTACCTGATTGACCTGGAGGAGGACCGGCGGGCGGGTGACTTCAACTTCGTCCGCTGCTACCCCTCCATGGCGGAGGCACACCGGCGCATCGGTTGGTTCGCCGAGCAGAGCTGGCGGGCGGCCCAGGCATTGCCCGGACAGCGGATTCACCAGGATGTGGTGCGGGGGCTGTTGGCGATGTATCTTTCGGACGGCAAGGTGGGCGCCCAATCCGAGGTGCGCCAAGCCCGCCGTCTCGTGTGGTCGTTCGGTCCAACGGCGTGGGCGTACTATGCAGCCTGCCTGCTCTACCGCCGCGTGCGCTGA
- a CDS encoding YihY/virulence factor BrkB family protein produces the protein MKSGNPKGLVEVLRAAGSLLWGLATSVARHDIASLAAVISFYAFFSLFPLLLLIIYAVSRLVPDAQMAQLLTSMLHPYFPALEEEKQVIEVNIGWLSAAGPRVGVLSAITLLWSATSGFIAVQQAMDVIWESPQRSFLARRWIAFLMLCVLLLLGLGSALVMTVYPAMHRFVTDNPALAVPLYVLHGLSRVVFPLSLFLGFTVSYRYLPSRKPPWVALVPGALTATILLDKGRQLFLWYAGLALGRYQLVYGTLTAVMLFLLWLYIGSIVMLFGVEVAAAIDRALEDEGGGETA, from the coding sequence ATGAAATCGGGGAACCCGAAGGGGCTCGTCGAGGTCCTGCGGGCGGCGGGGTCCCTCCTGTGGGGGTTGGCGACGTCCGTCGCCAGGCACGACATCGCCTCCTTGGCGGCGGTGATCTCGTTTTACGCCTTTTTCTCCCTGTTTCCTCTTCTGCTCCTGATCATCTACGCGGTCTCGCGCCTGGTGCCGGATGCGCAGATGGCCCAGCTGCTGACGTCGATGTTGCATCCGTATTTTCCAGCCCTGGAAGAAGAGAAACAGGTGATAGAGGTCAACATCGGGTGGCTGTCGGCGGCCGGCCCCCGGGTGGGGGTCTTGAGCGCCATCACCCTCCTGTGGTCGGCGACCAGCGGCTTCATCGCTGTGCAGCAGGCGATGGACGTCATCTGGGAGTCTCCGCAGCGTTCGTTCCTGGCGCGCCGGTGGATCGCCTTCCTGATGCTGTGCGTGTTGTTGCTCCTGGGACTGGGATCGGCCCTGGTGATGACGGTGTACCCCGCCATGCACCGGTTTGTCACAGACAATCCGGCCCTCGCCGTGCCGCTGTACGTCCTGCACGGCCTGTCGCGGGTGGTGTTCCCGCTGTCGCTGTTTCTCGGCTTCACGGTCTCGTACCGCTACCTGCCCTCCCGAAAACCGCCATGGGTGGCGCTCGTGCCGGGCGCGCTCACGGCGACGATTCTGCTCGACAAAGGGCGCCAGCTGTTCCTCTGGTACGCGGGCCTGGCCCTCGGCCGCTATCAGTTGGTGTACGGGACCCTGACCGCGGTGATGTTGTTTTTGTTGTGGTTGTACATCGGAAGCATCGTGATGCTGTTCGGAGTCGAGGTGGCCGCGGCCATCGATCGCGCGCTCGAGGACGAAGGCGGCGGAGAAACGGCGTGA
- a CDS encoding RluA family pseudouridine synthase, whose protein sequence is MEVAVQGDALVVKVPGEMAGAPCRKLLSVLSLPEGFIRRLFRDGAVRVGHAPAGPEDPLVSGQRVRLTGGVEEDEPLIERIPEGASGWPPVEVLFEDDHQLVVHKPAGVLVHPGGPEDSDTMDHRVAWHLQWQGLRRRARHVHRLDRDTTGALVYAKHAYAARALDQQLAEGALTRVYWALVAGRLIPESGVIDAPIGRDRHVAGRYRVSPSGKPARTEYATLAAVRQANGWVSLVECRLGTGRTHQIRVHLASRGCPVVGDVLYGGGPGAGAVRWPGGHALHARWVAFHHLYSGGRTEVEAPLPEAFETVLERLELWPR, encoded by the coding sequence ATGGAGGTCGCCGTGCAGGGAGACGCGTTGGTGGTCAAGGTGCCGGGGGAGATGGCCGGCGCGCCGTGCCGCAAGCTGCTGAGCGTTCTGTCGCTGCCGGAGGGATTCATCCGCCGCCTGTTCCGGGACGGCGCCGTCCGCGTCGGCCATGCGCCCGCTGGTCCGGAGGATCCGCTGGTCTCCGGACAGCGGGTGCGCCTCACCGGGGGTGTCGAGGAGGACGAGCCGCTGATCGAACGCATCCCCGAGGGGGCATCGGGATGGCCGCCCGTCGAGGTGCTGTTCGAAGACGACCATCAGCTCGTCGTCCATAAGCCCGCGGGTGTCTTGGTGCACCCGGGCGGGCCGGAGGATTCGGACACCATGGATCACCGCGTCGCGTGGCACCTGCAGTGGCAGGGGTTGCGGCGGCGGGCGCGTCATGTGCACCGGCTCGATCGCGATACCACAGGCGCGCTCGTCTACGCCAAGCACGCCTACGCGGCGCGGGCATTGGATCAGCAGCTGGCGGAAGGGGCCCTGACTCGGGTGTACTGGGCCCTGGTGGCGGGGCGGTTGATCCCGGAGAGCGGCGTGATCGACGCACCCATTGGACGGGACCGGCATGTGGCCGGCCGGTACCGTGTCTCGCCCAGCGGGAAACCGGCGCGTACCGAATACGCTACCCTCGCCGCGGTCCGTCAGGCGAACGGCTGGGTGTCCTTGGTTGAGTGCCGCCTTGGGACCGGTCGCACGCATCAGATCCGCGTCCACTTGGCCAGCCGTGGCTGCCCGGTGGTCGGGGACGTGTTGTACGGGGGCGGACCGGGGGCGGGCGCCGTTCGGTGGCCGGGCGGGCACGCGCTGCACGCACGATGGGTGGCCTTCCATCACCTGTACAGCGGTGGCCGCACAGAAGTGGAGGCGCCGCTGCCGGAGGCGTTTGAGACGGTGTTGGAACGTTTGGAGCTGTGGCCGCGATGA
- a CDS encoding dynamin family protein: MQPVDGVAADVRDVADDRTPTDREAGTREALLRELDEAASVLSAAGAPGPWLAEVEELRARVRSESKMIAVFGAFSAGKSSLINAPLDDPVLVVSPNPTTAAVTQVARAVPGGAEAVIHFKAEEQLWDDVAQAMRFLHRPAKDLEDALRQAAAWKMTEFPPSARRHASFVKAVAAGYAELAPRLGTRHPADGLEVRRYTAEERFACFVHRVDLAHPAAFLQRGAVLVDTPGVDSIHRRHTDVAFGYMQAADAIVFVLYYTHAFSRADREFLRELAQVQDILGTDKLFVVINAVDLATDSDERAAVRDRVVEELRRLGVRRPRVYEVSSQIGLAASMWARQPEDGRFATLLRQRLGLAESDPLPEADRLRAESGVQRLAEDLTAFVESRSLAIAKDAVQRLLQARAADVRRVHQALCAQRAADAATRAAWRAQQRALADEWRGAADAALAGTDEVEDALRAEWEELAFHIGERVRLRFGDTFREAFHPGRFRVAAGRGPLEEAAAELADALARQLSAELRTFALRVQRQVARALAEQRDRMAKRLEDVHADPGLLPEMEDVPALEAGRAQLDPELAHPAFRHFSSARQFFEGGGQQTMQQELEGVFVTAARAEVAGLTDAVCRQAVDVYRREAARLLRAAADGLVQASQSLDEAGTPAEDRFAAWEAAAAWFARRTVTEGEAEAARS; encoded by the coding sequence ATGCAGCCTGTTGACGGGGTGGCGGCGGATGTGCGTGACGTCGCGGACGATAGGACGCCGACGGACCGAGAGGCGGGAACACGGGAGGCGTTGCTGCGCGAACTGGACGAGGCCGCGTCGGTACTCTCCGCTGCGGGGGCACCCGGCCCGTGGCTGGCCGAGGTGGAGGAACTGCGTGCGCGGGTGCGGTCGGAATCGAAGATGATCGCCGTGTTCGGCGCGTTCTCAGCCGGAAAATCGTCCCTCATCAACGCGCCGCTCGACGATCCGGTGCTCGTCGTGTCCCCCAACCCGACGACGGCGGCCGTAACCCAGGTGGCGCGGGCGGTTCCGGGCGGCGCGGAGGCGGTGATCCACTTCAAGGCGGAAGAACAGCTGTGGGACGACGTGGCCCAGGCCATGCGCTTTCTGCACCGTCCGGCGAAGGACCTGGAGGACGCACTGCGCCAGGCGGCGGCCTGGAAGATGACGGAGTTTCCGCCGTCGGCGCGCCGCCACGCCTCGTTCGTCAAGGCGGTCGCGGCCGGGTACGCGGAACTGGCCCCGCGGCTAGGCACCCGGCACCCAGCCGATGGCCTGGAGGTGCGCCGCTACACAGCCGAGGAGCGGTTCGCCTGTTTTGTGCACCGGGTCGATCTCGCCCATCCGGCGGCATTTCTTCAGCGGGGTGCCGTGTTGGTCGATACGCCCGGCGTGGATTCCATCCACCGCCGCCATACGGATGTCGCCTTTGGTTACATGCAGGCGGCTGACGCCATCGTCTTCGTGCTGTACTACACGCACGCCTTCTCCCGGGCGGATCGGGAGTTCTTGCGCGAGCTGGCGCAGGTCCAGGACATCCTCGGGACCGACAAGCTGTTCGTCGTCATCAACGCGGTCGATCTCGCCACTGACAGCGACGAGCGGGCCGCGGTCCGGGACCGGGTGGTGGAGGAGCTTCGCCGCCTCGGGGTGCGGCGCCCGCGTGTCTACGAAGTGTCGAGCCAAATCGGACTGGCCGCGTCGATGTGGGCCCGTCAGCCGGAGGACGGGCGGTTCGCCACGCTGCTGCGGCAGCGCCTCGGCCTGGCCGAAAGCGACCCCCTGCCGGAGGCGGACCGGCTCCGGGCGGAATCGGGTGTGCAGCGCCTGGCGGAGGACCTGACGGCCTTCGTCGAGAGCCGGTCGCTCGCCATCGCAAAGGACGCCGTACAGCGGCTCTTGCAGGCGCGGGCCGCTGACGTGCGGCGCGTGCACCAGGCCCTCTGCGCCCAGCGGGCGGCCGACGCGGCCACGCGTGCGGCGTGGCGGGCGCAGCAGCGGGCGTTGGCGGACGAATGGCGCGGTGCAGCCGACGCCGCCCTCGCCGGGACGGACGAAGTGGAAGACGCTCTCCGGGCCGAGTGGGAAGAACTGGCCTTCCACATCGGAGAGCGCGTGCGCCTGCGTTTCGGGGACACCTTTCGGGAGGCGTTCCACCCAGGGCGGTTTCGCGTCGCCGCGGGGCGAGGCCCGCTCGAGGAGGCCGCGGCCGAGCTGGCCGATGCGTTGGCCCGCCAGCTGTCGGCGGAGCTTCGCACTTTCGCCCTGCGGGTGCAGCGGCAGGTGGCGAGGGCGTTGGCGGAACAGCGGGATCGCATGGCGAAGCGGCTGGAAGACGTGCATGCGGATCCGGGCTTGCTGCCGGAAATGGAGGATGTACCCGCCCTGGAAGCGGGACGGGCACAGTTGGATCCCGAGTTGGCGCATCCGGCATTTCGCCACTTCAGCAGTGCGAGGCAGTTTTTTGAAGGCGGCGGGCAGCAGACGATGCAACAGGAGCTGGAAGGCGTCTTCGTCACCGCTGCCCGGGCGGAGGTCGCCGGCCTGACCGATGCGGTGTGCCGCCAGGCGGTGGATGTGTATCGCCGCGAAGCGGCCCGGCTGCTTCGTGCCGCCGCCGATGGTCTGGTGCAGGCCAGCCAGTCGTTGGACGAGGCGGGCACGCCCGCGGAGGACCGGTTTGCCGCCTGGGAAGCGGCGGCGGCGTGGTTCGCCCGCCGGACGGTGACGGAAGGGGAGGCCGAAGCGGCCAGATCGTGA
- a CDS encoding OsmC family protein has product MSEIQTFAVTGRWPADFHQGGTLTADGLSVSFSIPAGLGGPGIGTNPEELLLASAAGCYLITLGKLLRNRRIPFSEIHLESRGFVENDRGLRFDRIEHRPVVLVDDPADEEHIRILCEHAEHACMVSSALRGNVAVQVVPEVRVQTAPSR; this is encoded by the coding sequence ATGAGCGAGATCCAAACCTTCGCTGTCACCGGCCGCTGGCCGGCCGACTTTCACCAAGGCGGAACACTCACGGCCGACGGCCTGTCCGTTTCATTCAGCATTCCTGCCGGTCTGGGCGGCCCTGGAATCGGCACCAATCCCGAAGAACTCCTGCTGGCGTCGGCCGCCGGTTGTTACCTCATCACCCTCGGGAAGCTGCTCCGCAACCGCCGCATCCCCTTCTCTGAGATCCATCTCGAATCTCGCGGCTTCGTCGAAAATGACCGCGGGCTGCGCTTTGATCGCATTGAACACCGCCCGGTCGTCCTCGTCGACGACCCGGCCGATGAGGAACACATCCGCATCCTGTGCGAGCACGCGGAGCACGCTTGCATGGTCTCCAGCGCGCTCCGGGGCAATGTCGCGGTCCAGGTGGTGCCGGAGGTGCGTGTCCAGACCGCCCCGTCCCGCTAA
- a CDS encoding NifU family protein has product MSVEDRIQEALAGIRDAIQMDGGDVEFVSYDDETKTVYVALTGSCVGCPASVLTLKMGVERAIKAQVPEVENVEAY; this is encoded by the coding sequence ATGTCGGTTGAGGATCGAATCCAGGAGGCGCTGGCGGGCATCCGGGACGCCATTCAGATGGATGGCGGGGATGTGGAGTTTGTGTCGTATGACGACGAGACCAAGACCGTCTACGTCGCTTTGACCGGGAGCTGTGTCGGGTGTCCTGCGAGCGTGCTGACGCTCAAGATGGGCGTGGAGCGGGCCATCAAGGCGCAGGTCCCGGAGGTGGAGAACGTCGAGGCCTATTGA